From the Halorhabdus utahensis DSM 12940 genome, one window contains:
- a CDS encoding ribonuclease P protein component 4, translating into MLMSNDAAIATERIQRLHEAAREAARSGKDQRARSHVRRAKRIAQRHRLSLPDRFDRFTCADCGAYLLPGRSARVRTQNGHVVITCDCGSHARYPYDDQ; encoded by the coding sequence ATGTTAATGAGTAATGACGCAGCCATCGCCACAGAGCGGATTCAGCGGCTGCACGAAGCAGCTCGCGAGGCTGCCCGTTCCGGAAAGGACCAACGGGCTCGAAGCCACGTTCGCCGGGCGAAACGTATCGCCCAGCGCCATCGGTTGTCACTACCCGACCGGTTCGATCGATTCACGTGTGCGGACTGTGGGGCGTACTTGCTTCCCGGTCGATCGGCCCGCGTCCGCACGCAGAACGGCCACGTCGTGATCACCTGTGACTGTGGTAGCCACGCTCGCTATCCCTACGACGACCAGTAG
- a CDS encoding YhbY family RNA-binding protein, which yields MSDVTPENAMHDLDVTVWVGKKGLDAVVDELGDQLHERGLVKVKFLRAARSEGEPATLAAELADRTNATVVDTRGHTTVLKR from the coding sequence ATGAGTGACGTGACACCCGAAAACGCGATGCATGACCTGGACGTGACGGTCTGGGTCGGCAAAAAGGGGCTCGACGCGGTCGTCGACGAACTCGGTGATCAGTTGCACGAACGCGGCCTGGTCAAGGTCAAGTTCTTACGTGCCGCTCGATCCGAGGGCGAACCGGCGACGCTCGCCGCGGAGCTTGCCGATCGGACGAACGCAACGGTCGTGGACACACGCGGCCACACAACTGTTCTCAAACGATGA
- a CDS encoding mechanosensitive ion channel family protein, translating into MSSITFVPLVGVISDLLAEQNVPYAGAIGSTITFVLVLGLVSLLGRATVQPIVRRGLRSRGVDKHASIPILKLTRGLIVFVAVAVAFQMAGFGNFLTSLATIAAAATLAIGFAMQDVIANFVAGVFIFTDKPFRIGDWIEWDDHSGVVEDISLRVTRIRTFDNELLTVPNSHLTDGVIKNPVAKDELRMKFTFGIGYDDDIDAATEIIIEEAEAHDDILEDPAPSVRLVELGDSSVGLQSRIWISNPSRSDFVKTRAEYVKTVKERFDEADINIPYPNRTIGGELELAGSGPLATEE; encoded by the coding sequence ATGAGCTCGATCACGTTCGTGCCACTGGTGGGCGTCATCAGTGATCTGCTTGCCGAACAGAACGTCCCGTATGCGGGGGCGATCGGCTCGACGATCACGTTCGTCCTCGTGCTCGGGCTGGTGTCGCTTCTCGGTCGTGCCACAGTCCAGCCCATCGTCCGACGTGGCCTGCGATCACGTGGCGTGGACAAACACGCATCGATACCGATTCTGAAGCTCACGCGGGGCCTGATCGTCTTCGTTGCCGTCGCCGTCGCCTTCCAGATGGCCGGGTTCGGCAACTTCCTCACGTCGCTGGCGACCATCGCCGCCGCCGCGACGCTCGCCATCGGCTTCGCGATGCAGGACGTCATCGCGAACTTCGTCGCCGGCGTGTTCATCTTCACCGACAAACCGTTCCGGATCGGCGACTGGATCGAATGGGACGACCACTCCGGGGTCGTCGAGGACATCAGTCTCCGGGTGACCCGGATCCGCACGTTCGACAACGAACTGCTCACCGTTCCCAACTCCCACTTGACCGACGGCGTCATCAAAAACCCCGTGGCCAAAGACGAGCTTCGGATGAAGTTCACCTTCGGTATCGGCTACGACGACGACATCGACGCGGCAACGGAGATCATCATCGAGGAGGCCGAGGCACACGACGACATCCTTGAGGATCCCGCCCCGTCGGTCCGGCTCGTCGAACTCGGGGACTCCTCTGTGGGTCTGCAATCGCGGATCTGGATCTCGAATCCAAGCCGGTCGGACTTCGTGAAGACCCGCGCTGAATACGTCAAGACTGTCAAGGAACGCTTCGACGAGGCAGACATCAACATCCCGTACCCCAACCGCACGATCGGTGGTGAACTCGAACTCGCGGGCTCCGGTCCTCTCGCTACCGAGGAGTAA
- a CDS encoding SGNH/GDSL hydrolase family protein: protein MSTEKYPSVSLHNVAELEDAEWTPDGDRLSRVPESVRRDLNEEARHRVRHPTHSEIRFVPEDDAEEIEITLSAPERAELRIFWGSFQPWEAKAIDSTPKTFTLGVPERLAELDDSIDEGRFDPRVCRIAFERFVPVALHDVSGNCRPPTAAELPDQRYLAYGTSITEGAKASAAHLSFVTQIARANDYDVVNLGCSGSAYADPAMAEYIADREDWDVATLALSVNMANAEFTRAEFRERAEYFVNTIAQAHPEKPVVCVTLFPYFADVTESGDPERAEAFRSALRTVVKESPHENVSLVDGTELLDASELTWDILHPADEGMRSIAAGLAPRLDERRK from the coding sequence ATGTCTACGGAGAAGTACCCGTCTGTTTCGCTGCACAACGTCGCTGAGTTAGAGGACGCGGAATGGACACCTGACGGAGACCGACTCTCCCGTGTCCCCGAATCCGTCAGAAGAGACCTGAACGAGGAAGCACGTCACAGAGTTCGCCATCCCACGCACAGCGAGATCCGGTTCGTCCCCGAAGATGACGCTGAGGAGATCGAGATTACGCTCTCGGCTCCCGAGCGAGCGGAACTTCGGATCTTCTGGGGATCGTTTCAGCCGTGGGAGGCCAAGGCGATCGACTCGACGCCGAAGACGTTCACGCTCGGTGTGCCCGAGCGATTGGCTGAACTCGATGACAGCATCGATGAGGGCCGATTCGATCCGCGCGTCTGTCGGATCGCCTTCGAGCGGTTCGTCCCCGTTGCACTCCACGACGTCTCCGGGAACTGTCGTCCGCCGACGGCCGCGGAACTCCCGGACCAGCGGTATCTCGCGTACGGCACCTCGATCACCGAGGGGGCGAAAGCTTCCGCGGCACACTTGAGCTTCGTCACACAGATCGCGCGGGCCAACGACTACGACGTGGTGAACCTCGGCTGTTCCGGGTCGGCGTACGCGGACCCCGCGATGGCCGAGTACATCGCCGATCGCGAGGATTGGGACGTCGCGACGCTGGCGCTGTCGGTCAACATGGCGAACGCCGAGTTCACGAGGGCCGAGTTCCGCGAGCGCGCCGAGTACTTCGTCAATACCATCGCACAAGCCCATCCCGAGAAACCGGTCGTTTGCGTGACGCTGTTCCCGTACTTCGCTGACGTCACTGAATCGGGCGATCCGGAGCGCGCCGAAGCGTTCCGGAGTGCCTTGCGAACTGTCGTCAAAGAATCACCACACGAAAATGTCTCCCTTGTCGACGGCACGGAGCTTCTCGACGCTTCGGAACTCACCTGGGACATCCTCCATCCTGCTGACGAGGGGATGCGTTCCATCGCGGCGGGGCTGGCACCGCGCCTCGACGAACGCCGAAAATAA
- a CDS encoding DUF7548 family protein, producing the protein MDRRRLVPAIGILACLSFLAALAYPFATGSVSTYYTSGTIDPLFGGLLALVTVIVLAAGREDRTDPALAAGVGLALGLLIAIMTVGWLLTARSDVISITWLHRYALTGTAASIPVVATWYAYELDVL; encoded by the coding sequence ATGGACCGAAGACGCCTCGTTCCAGCTATCGGAATCCTCGCGTGTCTGTCGTTTCTGGCAGCACTGGCGTATCCATTCGCCACTGGATCGGTCAGCACATACTATACGTCGGGCACGATCGATCCGCTTTTCGGGGGTTTGTTGGCACTCGTTACTGTGATAGTTCTCGCGGCCGGGCGAGAAGACCGCACTGATCCAGCGCTGGCCGCTGGTGTGGGACTCGCACTTGGACTGTTGATCGCCATCATGACTGTCGGCTGGCTCCTGACTGCCCGATCGGACGTCATCTCGATCACGTGGCTCCACCGATACGCACTCACGGGGACAGCAGCATCGATCCCAGTTGTCGCGACGTGGTACGCCTACGAACTGGACGTGCTGTGA
- a CDS encoding DUF5798 family protein translates to MGFGDTAKKLQKVTSAAEDLYEKMNQLRGQVQSLREEVATTSEQVDEIETDLAEQRALIEAIAESQGLDVETVISDAHIEKADADDVATEEATDGEAAVDTDDGN, encoded by the coding sequence ATGGGATTTGGCGACACCGCGAAAAAACTCCAGAAAGTCACCAGCGCAGCAGAGGACCTCTACGAGAAGATGAACCAACTCCGCGGACAGGTCCAGTCGCTCCGGGAGGAGGTCGCGACCACGAGCGAACAGGTCGATGAGATCGAAACCGACCTCGCCGAACAGCGGGCCCTGATCGAGGCGATCGCCGAGAGCCAGGGGCTCGACGTCGAGACTGTAATTTCCGACGCTCACATCGAGAAGGCCGATGCCGACGACGTGGCGACCGAGGAGGCAACCGACGGGGAAGCGGCCGTCGATACGGACGACGGGAATTGA
- a CDS encoding CoA-binding protein, which yields MPVTDDETIAEILETSETIAVVGCSSTPGKAAHDIPEYLLEAGYDVIPINPFAETIFDRDAYDSLSAVPDRVDVVDVFRPSEEVPDIVEAALEREDEPTIWLQKGITHDESARNAEDAGRQFVQDRCMKVEHQRLLG from the coding sequence ATGCCTGTCACTGACGACGAAACCATCGCCGAGATCCTCGAGACGAGCGAGACAATCGCAGTTGTGGGTTGCTCATCGACACCTGGCAAGGCCGCCCACGACATTCCGGAGTACCTGCTCGAAGCAGGCTACGACGTCATCCCGATCAATCCGTTCGCCGAGACCATCTTCGACCGTGATGCGTACGACTCCCTCTCGGCTGTCCCCGACAGGGTCGACGTCGTCGACGTGTTCCGCCCGAGTGAGGAGGTACCGGACATCGTCGAGGCGGCACTCGAGCGCGAGGACGAGCCCACAATCTGGCTGCAGAAGGGGATCACCCACGACGAGAGCGCCCGAAACGCAGAGGATGCAGGCCGCCAATTCGTTCAAGACCGGTGTATGAAGGTTGAACACCAACGACTGCTCGGGTGA
- a CDS encoding PadR family transcriptional regulator produces the protein MGLVPETKVRILEALAEEPTHGYQLAEDLDLSHGYIYTHLKELRDENMIEVVEEGMDKKIYELTENGIYLLAALTDRDPDSV, from the coding sequence ATGGGGCTTGTGCCGGAGACGAAGGTTCGTATCTTGGAAGCGTTAGCCGAGGAGCCAACACATGGGTACCAACTTGCCGAGGATCTCGATCTCTCCCACGGCTACATATACACGCACCTAAAGGAACTCCGCGATGAGAACATGATCGAAGTCGTTGAGGAAGGCATGGATAAGAAGATCTATGAGTTGACCGAAAACGGAATCTATCTTCTCGCGGCACTCACTGACCGGGATCCAGACTCCGTCTGA
- a CDS encoding M48 family metallopeptidase, with the protein MSQTTSKRTTTLAGEEVVYEVTKSDDATQARIDAGIDGITVIVPSDAHEDPEAILTENAMWVLDKKAKFDSYRDDVPDRTFEPGETFPYLGEERELVVEPRKKSVVGEGTIHLRRSAVEQSSIKRALRNFYRRQAREHLSDRLDHFAAEMGLEYDGLEIRNQRTRWGSCSTNGTISLNWRLLMAPPEVIDYVVVHELAHLREPNHTDMFWSLVAEHDPRYEEHAEWLEEHSARLVFSREDL; encoded by the coding sequence ATGTCGCAGACGACGAGTAAGCGAACGACGACGCTGGCCGGCGAAGAAGTGGTCTACGAGGTCACGAAGAGCGATGACGCCACACAGGCCCGGATCGACGCGGGGATCGACGGGATCACCGTCATTGTACCCTCAGACGCCCACGAGGATCCGGAGGCGATCCTGACGGAGAACGCGATGTGGGTGCTCGACAAGAAGGCAAAGTTCGACAGCTATCGGGACGATGTCCCGGATCGGACATTTGAGCCCGGTGAGACGTTCCCGTACCTGGGCGAGGAGCGCGAACTGGTCGTTGAGCCCAGAAAGAAATCCGTCGTTGGGGAAGGGACGATCCACCTTCGACGAAGCGCGGTCGAACAGTCGTCGATCAAGCGCGCCCTCCGGAACTTCTACCGACGTCAGGCCCGCGAGCACCTCTCTGACCGTCTCGATCACTTCGCCGCTGAGATGGGGCTGGAGTACGACGGTCTCGAAATCAGAAACCAGCGGACCCGGTGGGGGAGTTGTTCGACGAACGGAACGATCAGCCTGAACTGGCGGCTGCTAATGGCCCCGCCAGAGGTGATCGACTACGTCGTGGTCCACGAACTCGCCCACCTACGCGAGCCGAATCACACCGACATGTTTTGGTCACTCGTGGCCGAGCACGATCCCCGCTACGAGGAGCACGCCGAGTGGCTGGAGGAGCACAGCGCCAGACTCGTGTTCAGTCGCGAAGATCTCTGA
- a CDS encoding type I restriction endonuclease subunit R produces MANEQPSEGGLQTSVLQWLDGLGWETYDPDEGHGATVLDERYGRQRSEVIYWDLLAEAVVEINDELTEANVDRFLNSLRRDLDHDNLLDGNEAFHEILTTGKKHTVDQQHNGTKTIYADLIDFEHPENNRLHAVDEFAVSRRGSIRPDVTLLINGIPIVQMELKSVTQDNDFYDAITDLQAYEEKVPRAFIPTLFNVAADQSVFQYGAVRAPREFYQGWTTAPEAYQSDNDVKQAVQALLNPQTLLDILKYFVFFEEQPDQDAKIIPRHMQYYAVKRILDRVERGDHRKGLIWHTQGSGKSFTMLFTAKNLLERDILDAPQLFVVVDTDKLNSQMRDQLANLSFERWTEAESIEGLEDTIAAGRSELVVTTIQKFQDVDPGVQSTDEAVVMSDEAHRFLEADLGSRLEAALPDAYHFGFTGTPVREGDREKDRNTFDEFSPEGEEYLHRYSIKDGIDDELILPVFFRLRHEMDWDVDEAGLDEEFDEAFATLPKEEKLAIIRDHVTSRMLAEIEPRVERVVAEIDDHFDGVEKNGWKGMVVTPSRESAAMYGERLVDRRGEDAVDVLFTTTQDDPELLQQFHTDPGERDQIVRDFKNEDDPKLLVVHNMLLTGFDAPVLKTMYLDRELHDHTLMQAIARTNRPADGKENGEIVDFQGVFENIDDALDYDDETKQYAAQDSEQLFEKLQNQLDAVLDIFEGIPREDSQEVVDECLDRVSTHPEKREFKQGFRRLQDLYESVSPDRRLVEEGIDEDYGWLGRIHTAFQRTANRSERPEDEMREKTREIVEEHVDIGEIKRDYPVYELGAEYLEDLDHLRSDAAKASTIAHAIQESTQSRMGQNPRYERLSERVTDIVEEWQAGDRADPEAVEALREVEAEVLAIEEEANERGMSDAEFAIFTDITEERDLDLSEDTVEALARDIVAEFDDRVDTSYEGWETNDQTVKEIELVLLDVLVKEHDRGELVTDEFIDAVHTYLIQNYVADDE; encoded by the coding sequence ATGGCTAACGAACAACCATCTGAGGGCGGCCTTCAGACATCGGTCCTCCAGTGGCTCGACGGCCTCGGGTGGGAGACGTATGACCCAGACGAAGGCCACGGCGCGACGGTTCTCGACGAGCGATACGGCCGCCAACGCTCGGAGGTCATCTACTGGGACCTGCTCGCCGAGGCCGTCGTCGAGATCAACGACGAACTGACCGAGGCCAACGTCGACCGCTTTCTCAACTCGCTCCGGCGCGACCTCGATCACGACAACCTGCTCGACGGCAACGAGGCGTTCCACGAGATCCTGACCACGGGCAAGAAACACACCGTCGACCAGCAACACAACGGCACGAAGACGATCTACGCCGACTTGATCGACTTCGAGCACCCCGAGAACAACCGGCTCCACGCTGTCGACGAGTTCGCCGTCTCCCGACGCGGCTCGATTCGCCCCGACGTGACCCTGCTCATCAACGGGATCCCCATCGTCCAGATGGAACTGAAATCCGTCACCCAGGACAACGACTTCTACGACGCGATCACCGACCTCCAGGCCTACGAGGAGAAGGTCCCACGGGCATTCATCCCGACGCTGTTCAACGTCGCCGCCGACCAGAGTGTCTTCCAGTACGGAGCCGTCCGAGCCCCCCGCGAGTTCTACCAAGGGTGGACGACCGCACCCGAGGCCTACCAGTCTGACAACGACGTCAAGCAGGCCGTCCAGGCTTTGCTGAACCCTCAGACGCTACTGGACATCCTGAAGTACTTCGTCTTTTTCGAGGAGCAACCGGACCAAGACGCGAAGATCATCCCCCGCCATATGCAGTACTACGCGGTGAAGCGGATCCTCGACCGTGTCGAGCGCGGCGATCACCGCAAGGGACTGATCTGGCACACCCAGGGCTCGGGGAAGTCGTTCACGATGCTGTTCACGGCGAAGAACCTCCTCGAACGCGACATTCTCGACGCCCCGCAACTGTTTGTCGTCGTCGACACGGACAAACTGAACAGCCAGATGCGCGACCAGCTCGCCAACCTCTCCTTCGAGCGCTGGACCGAGGCCGAGAGTATCGAGGGACTCGAAGACACCATCGCGGCGGGCCGGAGCGAACTCGTCGTGACGACCATCCAGAAGTTCCAAGACGTCGATCCCGGCGTCCAGTCGACCGACGAGGCCGTCGTGATGTCCGACGAAGCCCACCGGTTCTTGGAGGCCGATCTCGGGAGCAGACTCGAAGCCGCCCTTCCCGATGCGTACCACTTCGGCTTTACCGGGACGCCCGTCCGCGAAGGCGACCGCGAGAAGGACCGCAACACGTTCGACGAGTTTTCTCCCGAGGGCGAGGAGTACCTCCACCGCTACTCGATCAAGGACGGCATCGACGACGAGCTGATCCTCCCGGTTTTCTTCCGACTCCGCCACGAGATGGACTGGGACGTCGACGAGGCCGGCCTCGACGAGGAGTTCGACGAGGCGTTCGCCACCCTCCCCAAAGAGGAGAAGTTGGCGATCATCCGCGATCACGTCACCAGTCGGATGCTCGCCGAGATCGAGCCCCGCGTCGAACGTGTGGTCGCCGAGATCGACGATCACTTCGATGGCGTCGAGAAGAACGGCTGGAAAGGCATGGTCGTCACCCCGAGTCGGGAGTCGGCGGCCATGTACGGGGAACGCTTGGTCGACCGGCGAGGCGAGGACGCCGTTGACGTTCTCTTTACCACGACGCAAGACGATCCGGAGTTACTCCAGCAGTTCCATACCGATCCCGGCGAGCGTGATCAGATCGTCCGGGACTTCAAAAACGAAGACGATCCCAAACTCCTCGTGGTCCACAATATGCTACTGACGGGCTTTGACGCCCCTGTACTGAAGACGATGTACTTGGACCGGGAACTCCATGATCACACTCTCATGCAGGCGATCGCCCGCACGAACCGGCCCGCTGATGGCAAGGAGAATGGCGAAATCGTCGACTTCCAGGGTGTCTTCGAGAATATCGACGACGCCCTCGACTACGACGACGAGACGAAACAGTACGCGGCCCAAGACAGCGAGCAACTGTTCGAGAAACTCCAGAACCAACTCGACGCAGTTCTCGATATCTTCGAGGGAATCCCCAGGGAGGACAGCCAGGAGGTCGTCGACGAGTGCCTTGACCGAGTGAGTACCCATCCTGAGAAGCGAGAGTTCAAGCAAGGGTTCCGACGACTCCAGGACCTCTATGAATCGGTCTCGCCAGATCGCCGACTTGTCGAAGAAGGGATCGATGAGGATTACGGGTGGCTCGGGCGGATCCACACGGCTTTCCAGCGGACGGCCAACCGCTCGGAACGACCTGAAGACGAGATGCGCGAGAAGACGCGTGAAATCGTCGAGGAGCACGTCGACATCGGCGAGATCAAGCGGGATTATCCCGTCTACGAACTCGGCGCGGAGTACTTGGAGGACCTGGACCACCTCAGGAGTGACGCCGCAAAGGCGTCGACGATCGCTCACGCCATCCAGGAGAGCACGCAATCTCGAATGGGACAGAACCCCCGCTACGAACGACTGAGCGAGCGCGTGACCGACATCGTCGAGGAGTGGCAGGCTGGCGACAGAGCCGATCCCGAGGCCGTCGAGGCGCTCCGGGAGGTCGAAGCAGAGGTGCTTGCCATCGAGGAGGAGGCTAACGAACGCGGGATGTCCGATGCCGAGTTCGCTATCTTCACAGACATCACTGAGGAGCGAGATCTCGATCTCTCTGAGGACACCGTCGAAGCACTTGCCCGCGACATCGTAGCCGAGTTCGACGACCGCGTCGACACGAGTTACGAAGGATGGGAGACGAACGACCAGACGGTCAAGGAGATCGAACTTGTACTGTTGGATGTACTGGTGAAAGAACACGACCGAGGCGAACTGGTCACCGACGAGTTCATCGACGCCGTCCATACCTACCTGATTCAAAACTATGTCGCAGACGACGAGTAA
- a CDS encoding restriction endonuclease subunit S translates to MSEEATLDEFVDEQEAGGNHSGDVSVGDLQQFESSPIESWNLVRLGEILTLEYGDNLPSDSRESGTVPVFGSNGQVDTHSEAAVEKPGIILGRKGSIGEIDFSDRPFWPIDTTYYITSEETSQNLRFLYYLLQNIQLERLNAASAIPGLNRNDAYGLKALMPPAEEQRKIASVLYTVDQAIQKSEEIIEQTERVRRGTEQDVLSRGVREDGTLRPDDDVAYRSSWVGDIPCDWDVKQYSKLISDSSVGIVVKPSQYYDDDGTVPILRSKDISRDGIVDGDFEYMSEESNAENENSRLQEGDVITVRSGDPGLSCVVDGEFDGANCADLLISTPGPKLDPHYAAMWINSFAGRKQIDRFQAGLAQKHFNLGALRKLRVGVPSLDEQKRIVEKVSSISESLESQRESKRQLQRLKQGLMQDLLSGKVRTHDTDIEIVDDALQHG, encoded by the coding sequence ATGAGTGAGGAGGCGACGCTGGACGAGTTCGTAGATGAGCAGGAAGCAGGAGGAAATCATTCTGGAGACGTTAGTGTTGGGGATTTACAGCAATTCGAATCTTCCCCGATTGAGTCATGGAATCTTGTTAGGCTGGGTGAGATTCTAACCTTAGAGTACGGTGATAATCTTCCATCAGATAGTCGAGAAAGTGGAACCGTACCTGTTTTTGGCTCTAATGGCCAGGTAGACACGCATTCTGAGGCCGCTGTAGAGAAACCAGGCATCATATTGGGGCGAAAGGGTTCAATTGGTGAGATTGATTTCAGCGATAGACCGTTTTGGCCTATCGATACGACATACTATATCACAAGCGAGGAGACGAGCCAAAACCTGCGTTTCCTGTATTACCTCCTTCAGAACATCCAACTGGAACGGTTAAACGCTGCATCTGCCATACCTGGATTAAACCGAAATGATGCGTACGGCCTGAAAGCACTCATGCCTCCGGCCGAAGAACAGCGCAAAATCGCCAGCGTGCTCTATACCGTCGATCAGGCGATTCAGAAGAGCGAAGAGATAATCGAGCAAACTGAACGGGTCCGTCGTGGTACTGAACAAGATGTCCTTTCGAGGGGCGTTCGTGAAGATGGGACGCTCAGGCCCGACGACGATGTCGCATATCGAAGCAGTTGGGTCGGCGACATTCCCTGTGACTGGGATGTCAAACAGTACAGCAAACTGATTTCAGATTCCTCCGTCGGTATCGTCGTTAAGCCTTCCCAGTATTACGACGACGACGGAACAGTCCCGATTCTTCGCTCGAAAGATATCTCCAGAGATGGCATCGTTGATGGGGATTTCGAGTATATGTCGGAAGAGTCGAACGCCGAAAATGAAAACAGCCGATTGCAGGAAGGTGACGTAATAACGGTGAGGTCGGGGGACCCCGGCCTTTCTTGCGTCGTCGACGGTGAATTTGATGGGGCAAACTGTGCAGATTTACTCATTTCCACGCCGGGACCGAAATTGGACCCCCACTACGCCGCTATGTGGATTAATTCCTTTGCAGGGAGAAAGCAGATCGACCGGTTTCAGGCTGGTCTGGCACAGAAGCACTTCAACCTCGGGGCCCTCCGTAAGCTTCGAGTCGGAGTGCCATCGCTCGATGAACAGAAGCGGATCGTCGAAAAGGTGTCATCAATATCAGAATCTCTCGAAAGTCAGAGAGAGTCCAAAAGGCAACTCCAGCGCCTCAAACAGGGCCTCATGCAAGACCTCCTCTCGGGCAAGGTCCGCACCCACGACACAGACATCGAGATCGTAGACGACGCACTCCAGCATGGCTAA
- a CDS encoding type I restriction-modification system subunit M — translation MSLTLDELDSHLFKCADIIRDAVDSTEYKDFILPLVYYKTISDNFEVQREKYVEEYGDEHANRPNIYDVPYVPDGYLWDDLRAVNENVDEAINDAFDALREANDGEVEGVFRADYVAEDALTDDRLTRLIEHLSTIDLDNDSVPPDMLGEAYMDLVRHFAEEEGKSGGQFFTPPHIVELMVRLLAPFEDGDTFHDPTVGSGGMLVEAATHYRDEQGGDPSKLTFTGQEINPDIAAIAKMNLSIHGLSGRIEREDSLLRPQFTENGELTKFDYVLANFPFSADWQKDELQDDTYGRFDWHEKLPRADRGDYAFIMHMAEQLNETGQAAIVIPHGVLFRKHESRYREPMLENDLVEAIVGLPENLFQNNSIPSAILLLNTDKPAEREGEVQFIHAADEAFYRELSNQNELTDEGVAHVVENFRDWTTEERVSRTVSIEEIRENDYNLNIALYVDTTEPEEEIDVAEELATLRELQAERDEIEARMDQHMEALNYE, via the coding sequence ATGTCGCTGACTCTCGACGAACTGGACTCTCATCTCTTCAAGTGCGCAGACATCATCCGTGACGCTGTTGACTCGACAGAGTATAAGGATTTCATCCTTCCGCTGGTGTACTACAAGACGATCTCGGACAACTTCGAGGTACAGCGCGAGAAATACGTCGAAGAGTACGGGGATGAACACGCCAACCGGCCTAACATCTACGACGTACCGTATGTCCCAGACGGCTACCTGTGGGACGACCTACGAGCGGTCAACGAGAACGTCGACGAAGCGATCAACGACGCTTTCGACGCCCTTCGTGAGGCCAACGACGGCGAGGTCGAGGGCGTGTTCCGGGCTGACTACGTCGCCGAGGACGCCCTTACCGACGATCGACTCACTCGTCTGATCGAGCACCTAAGCACCATCGATCTCGATAACGACAGCGTCCCGCCGGATATGCTCGGTGAGGCGTACATGGACCTCGTGCGCCACTTCGCCGAGGAGGAGGGCAAGTCCGGCGGTCAGTTCTTCACCCCGCCCCACATCGTCGAGTTGATGGTCAGGCTGCTCGCCCCCTTCGAGGATGGCGATACGTTCCACGACCCGACTGTGGGATCAGGCGGGATGCTCGTCGAGGCGGCCACCCACTACCGTGACGAGCAGGGCGGCGATCCCTCGAAGCTCACGTTCACGGGCCAGGAGATCAATCCCGATATCGCCGCCATCGCAAAGATGAACCTCTCGATCCACGGCCTCAGCGGGCGGATCGAGCGCGAGGACTCTCTCCTGCGACCGCAGTTCACCGAGAACGGCGAACTGACCAAGTTCGACTACGTGCTCGCGAACTTCCCGTTCTCGGCGGACTGGCAGAAGGACGAACTCCAGGACGACACCTACGGGCGCTTTGACTGGCACGAGAAGCTCCCCCGCGCCGACCGGGGCGACTACGCGTTCATCATGCACATGGCGGAACAGTTGAACGAGACCGGCCAGGCGGCCATCGTCATCCCCCACGGCGTGCTGTTCCGCAAGCACGAGTCCCGCTACCGGGAGCCGATGCTGGAAAACGATCTGGTCGAGGCCATCGTCGGCCTGCCCGAGAACCTGTTCCAGAACAACTCGATTCCCTCGGCCATCCTCTTGTTGAACACCGACAAGCCCGCCGAGCGCGAGGGCGAGGTGCAGTTCATCCACGCCGCCGACGAGGCCTTCTATCGGGAACTCTCGAACCAGAACGAACTCACCGACGAGGGCGTGGCCCACGTCGTCGAGAACTTCCGGGACTGGACGACCGAGGAGCGCGTCAGTCGGACGGTGTCGATCGAGGAGATCCGGGAGAACGACTACAACCTCAACATCGCGCTGTACGTCGATACGACCGAACCCGAGGAAGAGATCGACGTGGCTGAGGAACTGGCGACGCTCCGGGAGTTGCAGGCCGAGCGCGACGAGATCGAGGCGCGGATGGACCAGCACATGGAGGCGCTGAACTATGAGTGA